In a single window of the Sulfitobacter sp. M39 genome:
- a CDS encoding cytochrome c oxidase assembly protein produces the protein MTRVATYLGFALLGLLWLVPLERLTGAAFPVHMLRHMGLVAVVAPLLAFGLGDRLRWLIISPLIATVLEFMVVWAWHLPHLHGAAYLLPAGFALEQGSFLIVGLLVWVSALRAHNGLAGAGSLLLTSMHMTLLGALLILAPRDVFAEICGRAADLGGQQLGGLLMLGIGTPVYLIAGLWLVGRDLRSADPAPQT, from the coding sequence ATGACCCGCGTGGCGACATATCTGGGGTTTGCCCTGCTTGGCCTGCTCTGGCTGGTCCCGCTGGAACGGCTGACCGGTGCCGCCTTCCCCGTCCATATGCTGCGGCATATGGGGCTGGTCGCCGTGGTCGCTCCGCTGCTCGCCTTCGGACTGGGCGACCGGCTGCGCTGGCTGATCATCTCTCCGCTGATCGCGACGGTGCTTGAATTCATGGTGGTCTGGGCATGGCACCTGCCGCACCTGCACGGGGCGGCCTATCTGCTGCCCGCGGGCTTTGCGCTGGAACAGGGCAGCTTCCTGATCGTCGGTCTGCTGGTCTGGGTCAGCGCCCTGCGCGCGCACAACGGGCTGGCGGGGGCCGGATCGCTGCTGCTGACCTCCATGCATATGACTCTGCTCGGGGCGCTGCTGATCCTCGCCCCCCGCGATGTCTTTGCCGAGATTTGCGGCCGCGCCGCCGATCTTGGCGGGCAACAACTGGGCGGGCTGCTGATGCTGGGCATCGGCACACCGGTCTATCTGATCGCCGGATTGTGGCTGGTGGGCCGCGACCTGCGCAGCGCCGACCCCGCACCCCAAACGTAA